In the Emys orbicularis isolate rEmyOrb1 chromosome 3, rEmyOrb1.hap1, whole genome shotgun sequence genome, one interval contains:
- the LOC135876838 gene encoding interferon-induced very large GTPase 1-like, which translates to MEELGQRLDGVGLRTQHWLPKLRDKLGIISAQALKYLSYEDYLKLECEVEHPWEKQALRTLLNIAESKRTMKQLQGEHLEMLKKRQEQAKLALQGLKEMQEKGRSRHEEAVRKKEEELQGAMDIAPEYWAPAEKPLKEVIENVHRQLDLLEESVSQSENLPDKEVLRWASGGMALQGIYKTNKLTEMVEKREQLIDIPEGFQLFGPEQGPLFEKKEFSSAEAESTFTKTMEKLGFSISVTAKGGFWGFSAETSSDYSSSSGSEQTHTSYSEHTYICITKYSYIPMASCYFPKAQLRLSSAALQELKEIEQLLSHTPEPDKLNMLKSRGGSFFKRFGSHVNQGSLHLGGIFWWKASSEGFRAEQLDEVKKQTSEALSSYVGGSYGGFGCHAAGSVNVSKSDSKTSLQGTDTKTFQPEIQLCITKTGGPPGVDSLTAWKSGLLASNKTWSVIDRDSQLIPVWDIILSNHKQDFNDVYQMSSSLTRAYEALTKLSASTLVGEELVSAVDEARSFLEEMKTWEVTGDEEQLVTLLNFKEKLNEKTKHNRTWIDICLSDKVLQDFLENTVLLCKDLPAQNTMPTKSLLRCLLDPHVYSVQNFPKSSSIMQWIFHAEEKPQKSIRVSEFADFIQVLQDMKNCIQAVTYGPTPSPAAVEAAKVKASLDLSLAFCSLRKALQGREQIDIELLLLSIAARAGYCVENNIFQHLFGCPEINFMLKEMQRAHERYLTLKDQDISRAQAFLLLTGLTVAAKNKVMTPEEKKKCLTFIKDHMGNSLSQKVTFVLTKHRALTDCKALERDLNSLVNGNFEATNEDQKQDYIQKDLENVIQVTKQVNSPMSTFKEMQSRDTKTYEYLQNSRFLKLIQRLKLENYYPNKMGVADFQKIHKTSLHDSSPSNESELPFYFLDKLLMLDYRVRYLICEDDRKTKQGLANTLNTSDDVDEPLDNLDDIFNDDEEESESNEFAESNEGQVHPMDILMAIFHCADDFMRQYISTKLSLCQFALPLLVPNPCTSKIEFPLWSFCQVNKKWQSHEKFQNKTGIRKCKDKSIYQADLPVVSFIRFGASSFSKSQLLNTLLSKQKHSIFFHRHCRGSSKNCLLMEGVVEITWYCPGGKDDDSFDSCIAFTNLHGDAREHEQQIKFVQEIASVTVVLLSNTDRNEKGTKVLQDLLKSPKPFIFLCIDKERIAVKKSGKRVKIAVKNQNEAKLMEELTTAIKCAVETSNISCSLGKCAKIARKHGFLVDKDKGECKKGKELAKKVMDILKQENILDIKDKLLPLQGELWHKWCKKDKERTHLQDDEKMGIEQHLSQIKSEKHAIRQEQLQRASPLNELMKSVLSALTFPSHKSKMYFLQWLKVFIADLSADHLPELHHDSGPRNQRGGNNDLQKQSEKLSHKIKESTFGLEHLLREVGQIYEAQPEQEAQPEQDKRYHELPKIVADLMVQGYPIELLDGDTLYVPLKWIGAIFDKLIEKLGDQKVFVLSVLGIQSTGKSTLLNAMFGLQFNVSAGRCTRGAFMQLVKVDDELKKELEFDFMVVIDTEGLRAIQLENRSALSHDNELATFVIGLGNTTLINIFGENPSEMQDILQIAVQAFLRMKQVNLSPSCLFVHQNVGDITANEKNMEGRRRLQEKLDEMAVTAAQQEFCDVTCFSDVIQFDVDTHIHYFPHLWEGNPPMAPPNPSYSQRVQELKREILMAAKEKSKHSFLRLSELKTRTQDLWEALLNENFVFSFKNTQEIVVYSRLENNYNKWTWELRSFMLNLQNKLNIQIQNGKISKIDRVDLEKRVEEKYDTTEKDIERYFREDKDCNILIQWEKNIKTKMNFFRQELIDKICQKGQELINLKNCQSSFEQRKSTYKDELLRKSKELARHFRDKELNESELRDSFISMWNEWVIEVSSAAPRVEEPNFNADMEIFLYKHFRSEQNIRNRITTSSEWTVFPLNPSEHISMKRKWYGLKQKTTKECDVENLKTMTTHLEHHIYEYIENKASKIMNYTSSYFHEIVELISRKLESDSEDDNFTLTHSYKVNVSLYLCQMATRKFRETFKAFQKSDDPVRYLESKKEEFFSSFKIACQGATSITTFADILCSNLKSAICHAVYDKTAIDIANEMRSKHPAFNGNRSTLELFMLGCLLKQEDFEKYQQYIYNPRYYMEDFIRRAVDRYCLDKKNPKLKNFLNLNLDSFQTLVLSSIHESTKVVKDKQGNVASWLDEFCTRLGGDMYLPRSNLTSIEHQETKDIQFLKEVVSESLIPALEQLKQTFSEIDMDPFVTKPHQLLFEQLGGCWKQCPFCKAVCMNTIPGHDGDHSALCHRPQALAGIQWEGTNHLVTDICTSLVASDCKIVLDRKTLLCKNYREVGPDYANWDIKPVTFQLSYWKWFVSHFRSDLEKMHNGKFEGKGAIPTDWNDLNKDKVLDEMLLMLNIFDGRIN; encoded by the coding sequence ATGGAAGAACTGGGGCAGAGACTCGATGGAGTGGGACTGAGAACACAGCACTGGCTGCCCAAACTACGAGACAAATTGGGGATTATCTCTGCACAAGCTTTGAAATACCTAAGCTATGAAGACTATTTAAAGCTGGAGTGCGAAGtagagcacccatgggaaaagcAGGCTCTCCGAACCCTACTTAACATAGCAGAGAGCAAAAGAACAATgaaacagctgcagggggagcaCTTGGAGATGCTAAAGAAGAGGCAGGAGCAGGCTAAATTGGCACTTCAGGGATTAAAAGAAATGCAGGAGAAAGGCAGGAGCCGCCATGAGGAAGCTGTAAGAaagaaggaagaggagctgcagggagctatGGACATAGCCCCAGAGTATTGGGCACCGGCTGAGAAGCCTTTGAAGGAAGTGATAGAGAATGTGCACAGACAATTAGACCTCCTGGAGGAGTCAGTGTCCCAGAGTGAGAATCTCCCTGACAAGGAAGTTTTGAGATGGGCGTCGGGCGGGATGGCCCTGCAGGGCATTTATAAAACCAACAAGctcacagagatggtggagaagCGAGAGCAGCTCATAGACATCCCAGAAGGGTTCCAGCTCTTTGGTCCAGAGCAAGGGCCATTGTTTGAGAAGAAGGAGTTTTCATCGGCCGAAGCAGAATCCACATTCACAAAGACCATGGAAAAGCTCGGCTTCAGCATTAGCGTCACAGCCAAAGGCGGGTTTTGGGGGTTTAGTGCTGAAACCAGCTCAGATTACAGCAGCTCTTCAGGATCTGAACAAACCCACACATCCTACTCTGAACACACCTACATTTGCATCACCAAGTACAGCTACATCCCAATGGCCTCGTGCTACTTCCCCAAGGCTCAGCTTCGACTTTCCAGTGCAGCGCTGCAAGAGTTAAAAGAGATCGAGCAGCTTTTGAGTCACACCCCAGAGCCGGACAAGCTCAACATGCTGAAGAGCAGGGGCGGGAGTTTCTTCAAGAGATTCGGGTCTCATGTAAACCAGGGCTCCCTTCACTTGGGTGGGATATTCTGGTGGAAAGCATCTTCTGAGGGATTCCGGGCAGAGCAGCTGGACGAGGTGAAGAAACAAACATCTGAAGCACTCAGCTCTTATGTTGGGGGCAGCTATGGTGGTTTTGGTTGTCATGCTGCAGGAAGCGTTAATGTATCAAAATCAGATTCCAAAACATCCCTTCAAGGCACTGATACAAAAACCTTCCAACCAGAGATTCAGCTGTGTATAACCAAGACAGGCGGCCCACCTGGAGTGGATTCACTCACAGCATGGAAATCTGGGCTACTGGCCAGTAACAAAACCTGGTCTGTTATTGACAGAGACTCTCAGCTGATTCCAGTGTGGGACATAATCCTGTCCAATCACAAACAAGATTTTAACGATGTTTATCAAATGAGCAGCAGCCTCACAAGGGCCTATGAAGCCCTAACAAAGCTCAGTGCAAGTACATTGGTTGGGGAGGAATTAGTCAGTGCGGTGGATGAGGCCAGATCGTTCTTAGAGGAAATGAAGACCTGGGAAGTCACTggggatgaagaacagctggtgACTCTGCTCAATTTcaaagagaagctaaatgaaaaaacaaaacacaacaggaCCTGGATTGACATCTGCCTCTCGGATAAGGTGCTTCAGGATTTCCTGGAAAACACAGTTTTACTGTGCAAAGATTTACCTGCACAAAACACCATGCCCACCAAATCTCTGCTGCGCTGTCTTCTGGACCCTCATGTCTATTCAGTTCAGAATTTTCCCAAGTCTTCCTCCATTATGCAGTGGATCTTTCATGCTGAAGAAAAGCCACAAAAATCTATCCGTGTTTCTGAATTTGCTGACTTTATTCAAGTCCTACAGGACATGAAGAATTGCATACAGGCTGTTACCTATGGGCCTACGCCCTCtccagcagcagtggaggcagCAAAAGTAAAGGCCAGCTTGGATTTGAGCTTAGCTTTCTGTTCCTTGCGAAAGGCTCTACAGGGCCGAGAGCAGATAGACATAGAGCTGTTATTGCTCTCCATTGCAGCCAGGGCAGGATATTGTGtggaaaataacatttttcagcaTCTCTTCGGATGCCCAGAAATTAACTTCATGTTAAAGGAAATGCAAAGGGCACATGAGAGATATTTGACTCTTAAGGATCAGGATATTTCCAGAGCTCAGGCTTTCCTGCTGTTGACAGGTCTGACAGTAGCAGCTAAAAATAAAGTTATGACCCCTGAAGAGAAGAAGAAATGTTTGACTTTTATTAAAGATCACATGGGCAACTCGCTGTCACAAAAAGTTACTTTTGTCCTTACAAAGCACAGAGCACTCACTGATTGCAAGGCACTAGAAAGAGACTTGAATTCCCTTGTAAATGGAAATTTTGAAGCCACAAATGAAGATCAGAAGCAGGATTATATACAGAAAGATCTAGAAAACGTTATTCAAGTAACGAAGCAGGTAAATTCACCAATGTCAACATTCAAAGAAATGCAATCCAGAGACACTAAGACATATGAATATCTCCAAAACTCAAGGTTTCTAAAATTAATTCAGCGACTTAAACTTGAAAATTACTATCCAAATAAAATGGGGGTGGCAGACTTCCAGAAAATTCACAAAACATCTTTACATGACAGCTCCCCCAGCAATGAAAGTGAGctgccattttattttttggataAGCTGTTGATGCTGGACTATCGGGTAAGGTATTTGATTTGCGAGGAtgacaggaaaacaaaacaaggcTTAGCCAATACCCTGAACACCAGCGATGATGTGGATGAACCCTTAGATAATTTAGATGACATTTTTAATGATGATGAGGAGGAATCGGAATCTAATGAATTTGCTGAAAGTAATGAAGGTCAGGTGCATCCCATGGACATCCTGATGGCAATTTTTCACTGTGCAGATGATTTCATGAGGCAATATATTTCAACAAAGCTTTCTTTATGTCAATTTGCACTTCCGCTTTTGGTGCCAAATCCCTGCACTTCAAAAATAGAATTCCCTCTTTGGTCCTTTTGCCAAGTTAACAAGAAATGGCAAAGTCACgagaaatttcaaaacaagacCGGGATTAGGAAATGTAAAGATAAATCAATTTATCAAGCAGACCTACCAGTGGTGTCCTTCATAAGATTTGGTGCATCTTCTTTTTCTAAATCTCAGCTCTTAAATACACTGTTGAGTAAGCAAAAGCATAGTATTTTTTTCCATCGTCACTGTAGAGGCAGTAGTAAAAACTGCCTCTTGATGGAAGGTGTTGTGGAAATTACTTGGTATTGTCCAGGTGGAAAGGATGATGACAGTTTTGACAGTTGCATCGCATTCACTAATCTTCATGGAGATGCAAGAGAACATGAGCAACAAATCAAATTTGTACAGGAAATAGCTTCTGTCACTGTGGTTCTCTTGTCGAACACTGATCGGAATGAAAAGGGCACAAAGGTTTTACAAGACCTTCTAAAATCCCCCAAACCTTTCATCTTTCTCTGTATTGACAAAGAGAGAATAGCAGTTAAAAAGTCTGGGAAGCGAGTAAAAATAGCTGTTAAGAACCAGAATGAGGCAAAATTAATGGAGGAACTGACCACTGCAATTAAATGTGCTGTAGAAACTTCAAATATTTCTTGTAGTCTAGGTAAATGTGCAAAAATTGCTCGAAAGCATGGATTCCTTGTTGACAAAGACAAAGGAGAGTGCAAGAAAGGCAAAGAACTGGCCAAAAAAGTAATGGATATTCtgaaacaggaaaatattttagATATTAAGGACAAATTATTACCTCTCCAAGGAGAATTGTGGCACAAGTGGTGTAAAAAGGATAAAGAACGAACCCATTTGCAGGACGATGAGAAAATGGGCATTGAACAACACCTAAGCCAAATAAAATCAGAAAAGCATGCAATACGACAGGAGCAGTTACAGAGAGCATCCCCCCTGAATGAATTAATGAAGTCAGTGCTTTCAGCTCTGACTTTCCCTTCCCACAaaagcaaaatgtattttttacagTGGCTGAAAGTATTTATAGCTGATCTGTCTGCTGATCATCTTCCAGAGCTTCACCATGATTCTGGGCCACGAAACCAAAGAGGAGGAAATAATGACTTGCAAAAACAATCAGAAAAATTATCACATAAAATAAAGGAATCTACTTTTGGTCTCGAGCATCTTTTGAGAGAGGTGGGTCAGATTTATGAAGCACAGCCTGAACAGGAAGCACAGCCTGAACAGGATAAACGCTATCATGAACTACCAAAAATTGTAGCTGATTTGATGGTTCAAGGGTATCCTATTGAGCTGCTGGATGGTGACACTCTTTATGTGCCATTGAAATGGATTGGAGCCATCTTCGACAAGTTAATTGAGAAATTAGGAGACCAAAAGGTGTTTGTTCTTTCTGTACTTGGCATCCAGAGCACTGGGAAGTCAACACTGCTAAATGCCATGTTTGGACTTCAGTTTAATGTCAGTGCAGGGAGGTGCACCAGGGGAGCATTTATGCAACTAGTTAAGGTGGATGATGAGCTCAAAAAAGAGCTGGAGTTTGACTTTATGGTGGTTATTGACACTGAAGGGCTTCGGGCCATACAGCTAGAAAATAGATCAGCACTCAGCCATGATAACGAGCTAGCCACCTTTGTCATTGGTCTTGGCAACACAACTTTGATCAATATTTTTGGAGAGAACCCTTCTGAAATGCAAGATATCCTACAGATCGCTGTCCAGGCATTTCTGAGGATGAAGCAAGTAAATCTCTCCCCAAGCTGTTTGTTTGTGCATCAAAATGTTGGAGACATAACTGCAAATGAAAAGAATATGGAAGGACGAAGACGCCTTCAGGAAAAATTAGATGAAATGGCAGTTACTGCAGCCCAGCAAGAGTTCTGTGATGTTACCTGCTTTAGTGACGTTATCCAATTTGATGTGGACACCCACATCCATTACTTTCCTCACCTCTGGGAAGGAAACCCACCGATGGCACCTCCAAACCCCAGTTACAGCCAAAGAGTGCAGGAACTAAAGAGGGAAATTCTCATGGCTGCCAAAGAAAAATCTAAACATAGTTTTCTAAGACTGTCAGAATTAAAAACACGCACTCAGGACCTGTGGGAGGCTTTGTTAAATGAGAATTTTGTATTCAGCTTTAAAAATACACAGGAGATTGTTGTATACAGCAGACTGGAAAACAACTATAATAAATGGACCTGGGAACTGAGAAGTTTCATGCTTAATCTGCAGAACAAGCTGAACAtccaaattcagaatggaaaaatCTCCAAAATAGATAGAGTAGATCTTGAAAAAAGAGTTGAAGAAAAATATGATACCACTGAAAAGGACATAGAAAGGTATTTTAGGGAAGACAAAGACTGTAACATACTGattcaatgggaaaaaaatattaaaacaaaaatgaacttTTTCAGACAAGAACTGATTGACAAAATTTGTCAAAAGGGTCAAGAACTTATCAATCTAAAGAATTGTCAAAGTAGTTTTGAACAAAGGAAATCAACTTATAAAGATGAGTTGCTTAGAAAAAGCAAGGAGTTAGCCCGACATTTCAGAGATAAGGAATTGAATGAAAGTGAGCTTAGAGATAGCTTTATCAGTATGTGGAATGAATGGGTTATTGAGGTGTCCTCTGCTGCCCCTCGTGTTGAAGAGCCCAATTTTAATGCTGATATGGAGATTTTCCTTTACAAGCATTTTAGATCAGAACAAAATATAAGAAACAGGATTACAACATCCTCTGAATGGACTGTTTTTCCTCTGAACCCTTCTGAGCACATCTCAATGAAGAGGAAATGGTATGGACTAAAGCAGAAGACTACTAAAGAATGTGATGTTGAGAATTTAAAGACAATGACAACACACCTAGAGCATCATATCTATGAATACATTGAGAACAAAGCGAGCAAGATAATGAATTACACTTCCAGTTACTTTCATGAAATAGTGGAGTTAATAAGCAGAAAGTTGGAATCGGATTCAGAGGATGACAATTTTACATTAACACACTCGTACAAAGTGAATGTCTCTCTATACTTATGCCAAATGGCAACAAGGAAGTTTAGAGAGACATTCAAAGCATTCCAGAAATCAGATGATCCAGTCCGGTATCTTGAAAGTAAGAAAGAGGAATTCTTTAGCTCTTTTAAAATCGCCTGCCAAGGAGCAACATCCATCACAACTTTTGCTGATATTTTATGCAGCAATCTTAAATCTGCTATCTGCCATGCAGTCTATGACAAGACTGCCATTGACATAGCAAATGAGATGAGGTCTAAGCATCCAGCCTTCAATGGCAATAGAAGCACACTGGAACTGTTCATGCTGGGTTGTCTTTTAAAGCAggaagattttgaaaaatatcaacAGTATATTTATAACCCAAGGTATTATATGGAGGATTTTATCAGACGAGCTGTTGATAGGTATTGTTTagacaaaaaaaatccaaaattgaaAAATTTCTTAAATTTAAATCTTGATTCTTTTCAGACTCTTGTTCTTTCGTCAATTCATGAATCAACTAAAGTTGTTAAAGATAAACAGGGCAATGTAGCCTCATGGTTGGATGAATTTTGTACCAGGCTTGGAGGGGATATGTACCTTCCCAGAAGCAATCTGACAAGCATTGAACATCAAGAAACAAAAGACATACAATTTCTTAAAGAAGTGGTGAGTGAGTCACTGATCCCTGCCTTAGAACAGCTGAAACAAACATTCTCCGAGATTGATATGGATCCGTTTGTCACAAAACCCCATCAACTCCTATTTGAGCAGCTCGGTGGGTGTTGGAAGCAATGTCCCTTTTGCAAGGCTGTCTGCATGAACACAATTCCTGGTCACGATGGAGATCACAGCGCTCTTTGTCATCGTCCTCAGGCCTTGGCTGGCATCCAGTGGGAAGGAACAAATCATCTAGTCACTGACATTTGTACCAGCCTTGTAGCAAGTGACTGCAAAATAGTGCTTGATCGAAAAACACTTCTGTGCAAAAATTATCGAGAAGTAGGACCTGACTATGCAAATTGGGACATCAAACCAGTTACC